The stretch of DNA ATTCGGTGCCACTGAGCTGGCTTTGGTAAATCCTCAGGCCCAATTACCCTCTGGTCAAACATGCCACCAGTTCCAACGGTAAAAACGGTTACTGTACGCCCATTCCTTAGAATTTTTTGCACAGGCACTTGTCCAACTTTGCCGCAGATGATAGCCTAGCAAGAGCAGAACAGAACTATATATGTAAAATTAGGCTCCTCAAAACCAAAACGAAAGGAATCATTTCATATAAATATTATAGCATTTCCATTTTATTTATGTTCAATACCCTGTGTACGCCGCGGAACCCCCAGCCCTTTTTGGGATCTACGGTCTGGGGCTGTAACTCTCTCTTTGAATCTGTATAATCATTGTCAAAGTCCATATCACCCTTCTCATCAAGGTCAGAAAAAGAGACAGTAGAACTCCAAGCTTGAGATCGTCTGCAGAAAACTGCAGAGAGAAAGGTTTAATATAGCTTGCACCTCAGTGCAGATGTATATATCATAGAGTGATTGATCAGTGATCACAGTTACATATGAGGTGTAATCTGAAAATAATGATGAAACAAATACTACCAGCTGAAATCTTTTGCTGTTCTAAGACCCTCCTCAAGCCTTTCAGCAATCCAGTGCTTGCATTACTCATGGTGAATCTACATGAATAGAGAAAAGGAGGTTAGAAGATATAACCACAAATGCAATATTGGGATTTTCTTGCTTCCCTCCTTGAACCTAAAGAAAGCACTAGAGCAAATTTGTTCAAATTCTCACTTTAGCATACTATTCTTCAAAGCTTTTTATGACCTAATGTTAACAGTAAAAAAGGACATGACAAAATGATACATCAAGATACCAACTGATCATCTGAACACCGTGACTAGAATGATGAGAAACTAGTGCACAGAAGCTAAAAGAAGAAGCTTCAGAACAACTAAATGCATCAGAGGAACACCTTATATATGAATAGTTGAATATTGTGTACGGACTATAGACACCAGAAGACAAAATGGTAAATGTGGAGTTCAATCTTCCTGCTTCCGTAATCCTGGTGCAGGTCATTTCTACCCTCAAAGCAACACATCTTTTCATTGAACACTTATTCTTTATCAAAGCATGGACTAATTCTAGGAGTTATATAACTAATAATGGGACAATACATACAATGGCTGACAATTTGAATCCAGTCACTGCTATCTTTTTTCTGATAGTGCAAGATGAGCATTGTTTATTAAACAATTATGGAGGTAAGACCTGATTGCAAAGTGCTTTATTGCAAGCCATAACAGTTTCTACTCTGGTTGAACAATATACCTAACACACTATTGACACCTTTCCGGAGGCAATCCTTCTAATATAAGCTAACACAAATTACACAGATTAAATCTCACTGCAGTATCCCTCCAAAAGAAACAGCATGGGCATGTCATCAGACTAGAATCCTGCATTCAACTAACATTTACACGGAGGGAACATGCCAATGATCAGATGTCAAGGATAGGCCATTGAGGCATATGAACGAACACCTCTCATGCATGGTGCATAGCAGCTGCCTGCTGTGTCGTGAgcaggggcggacccagcatAGGACATGGGTGTACACATGTACACCCGATAATTTTTGCAAACGAAATCGAAGTTAGTAGGTAACATATTGTAACTGGAttcagatccgaatacaaatagttttgttagggTTCGGGGTGCTCCGTCTCGTACAGCAGAAGCAAAGAGAAAGGGGCGGGCATACTTGGTGGATGTTCGTCGCCGCCGTTCGCCCACTCGTCGCCGCCAGGAAGGAAGAGCAAGGGATGAGAGAGTCCGAGAGAAGGGAAAGGGTTTAAGAAACAGAGGGAGATGAACCTGAGCCCTGAGCGGGAGGGCTGTCAATGAGCCGAGCTCGAGGGAGCCTACCACCTCAAGCTGGAGTATCCCGAACCGAGGTCGATCTGAGCCTAAGATGTTCTTAATTTTTTTAAACTGTGGCAGAGCGCCTCCACAGCTACAGTATTAATGAAAGATGATTAGACGCATGTATAaaaatagatttaatttgatgaATAGAAAGAGAAACTGAAAAGAGAAGCATATCTAGATATTTAGCTTTattattttgtatttttttagcTTGTAAGACAAAGCATATCTAGACATTTAGCTTTattattttgtattttttttagcTTGTGCGACACAGCAACTCGCTAACTAAGGGAAGGCACAAGCAACTCCCATGATCCAGCATTGAGCCTAGCTCTATCAGAGAATGCCAGTAAGTTATTTCAAGTCTGGGAGACAACATCATTCAGGTTGTCCGTTTCCTCTGCACTAAGCAGCTAAAAGCTAGTGTATGCATATCAAATCCTCATTGTGATACCCTTGAGGCACATTCATCCGGCAATTCACACTCTTACATGTGGTTTCagttcttttctcttttctgtGAACAATTGGAATCCAGCTTATACATATCCTTACAAACAATGCCTCTCAAAGCATGCAAATGAAACTGAATCATCTCATGTTTACAAACATGTAGCCTGAGTTACCAACAGAGAGCTAATGTTTTCGCATGTCAGGCCAACAGGTCGTCAGTATCTCTCACTCATAAAACTACAGATAAATGGACTTGCATCTTCAAGCAGCATCAGTATCGCCTGTGGATTTCTTGTATTCAGGCTTGAGCTCATGTGTCCCCTGGTTTGGTCCTCGTTTGTTGTACACACAGAGATCATTCAGTATCTCCTTAAGGAATTGCTGTGCAAAGTTGAAGATAAACAATAACTGCATGAGCTCTCAGAGGACAACAAACGAAAAAATCCATAATTGAAATATGTTTGTCATAGCACATGCATTTCCTTACTAAAATATTACAAAAGAGCCCAGAAAAATACCTCCGGCTGGTCAGTTTCTTGCACTAGCGCCTTTAGTGCCCAATTAGGCTGCCTTTCAAAAAGCTTGAATATAATATTTTCCATTTCCGTGCGATCCCTACGAGTTCTTTTGACATCAGATGGTTTGGCTGGTGtttgcttcttcttctcctgACAAGCAAAAAATGAGCAGGTCATGAGAAGCTATATTTGATGGTCCAAGATGAAGAGACTGATGACATGATTGAGATTGACAATGTGACGGAAGATCAAAAAGAAGCTTAAATTCATCAATGCAAACAAACTGTTTCCCAAGCATCGACCATATAGGTAACATAGAAATATTGATCTCCCTCATTAAGGACAACAGCAAAATGTATAATTTCTAAGCTGTTGAAGTGCAATATGAAATTACCTTTGAACCAGAAGGTATTAGACCAACCATGCCAGGCATTGGTCTCATGCTCATGCCGTGGTCATTGTCAAGTACCTACAAGGTATCAACACAAGGGTAAACCACAATACTTCAGAAAGTTTCATAATAATGAAGTACAACCATCAAACCACTCCACCTGCACTTGTCTAGATTTAACCATATATTTCTGTGTTCTTTCACGGCATAACTTTCCATAGTTCACCAAATTATCACTGTGAGGTTCCATGTCAAATTTATGCTCGACTTTTCCTTCACATGAAAGTTTCCCTGCAACAAATAGGGCGCTATTGGAAGAACCCAAAAATAATTCAAGAATCAAAAACCAGAATGGCTGGAAATTTTTAACTTCCCAAACTGGTTACAAGCAGTAAACCTGCATGCGAACAGTTACTAGTAACACCCACCTGATGCCAGCTGATTatttaaaaaagaaaaaaaataaaaatgattAAATCAATCTGGAAACAGTTAGCTCAGATAAGTTTAACTGTTTAAGTGAAATAACATATGCCCTCATTTTCCTATTTCTTTCTATATAACTTTCTTAGAAGATAAGTAAACAGGCATAGATTATGTGAAAGTTTCTTAGCATCAGCGTGAATTCCCTATAGCATACAATAGCAACCTACTGTGAACCAAACAATCTAGATATATTGTAAAACATAATAACGGCTTAGCCACATTTTTGTCAGACAAATGCTAGTTGCACATATGCATTAGTGCATAACTATATGAATTTACTTCAGATGACTAAATCACTATAACACAAAAGGAAATAAAAAGGGGAGGGGTTTAATGAATTTCTATCCCACAAGAATATTTCAAAAATGTAGCCATAGCATTCTTGTAGAAAATGTGCAATACTAAACATATTGCATACACATAAATAGTTTGGCATACTTGATTGTTTCCACAAGATTACAATTGTACATGTGCCAAAACAACATCACTGTCTAACTATAATCATATAGGTACAACAAAGGCAAATCATGTCTATCTGGACAGTAAACTTTGCCTTCAATCATCCACAGAGAAGTGTGCAGTAAAGCAGTGTAAAGCTGACGAGCTGTGAATTTGGATCCTACCTTGGTTAGATTCGGAGAAAACACACATGGGCACGAAATCTTGGAACATATTCAAAGAGTAGCTTTTAGGTGTATTGCCAGTGTTAGTTTGCGCCAACTCCATCTTGAACTGTAATTCCAATAGCATGATGTAAGAACAATAATAGGCACCAAAAGCAAGATATGATGAATGAGAAACAAGTACAGAATGAGCAGAAATAACACCAGGGAACGCCTGTTACGGCAACAGTTATTCAAATTAAACATCTAAGGATTTGTAATCACTCCATGCAATTTGCAAAAAGACTGATGTACTGTTCATAGTGTATGTAAACCGCAGAGACTACACCAACTGAAATGGGAACACTTGCTTTGCTTGAACATCAATTTAATTTGTGCCACCTCCTATAACAGGCTATAGTGGATTCCACCTCTTGGTCTTCCTGCCACATATACAGTTCACCTGGGTACTCGAAACCAATCCTGGAATCTAGAAGCAAATTTAAAGCTCCCCGTTCCACTGCTTAAACCTATGCACATTTCTCTCCAGCCCTAGAGGGTCCAAGTGTAAACACCTAAATCATGCGACTCACTCAAACAGGCACGCGATTTGTTCAAGTATGCGCTTCCAGTGTGGCGGCCAGTTAGCCAACCACAACAATTTCACGAATTCCCCATCAGTTTGCTCGAGCATATTCTACAAGTCAAATTTGAAGCACAGAGGGCGGAGGGGACGACTGAGGGGGCTTGCCTGGAGGGAAGGCTCTTCGTTGCTGAGCAGGTCGAGGGAGAGGACGACCTTGGCGACGACGGGGTTGGGGTTGGCGGCGtcggaggaggacgaggcggaggcggcctgCCAGGCGCGGGAGACGACCGGGGGGCACTTCATGAGCCACACGGAGCGGTCGGCCCGCGCCGTCTCCAGGTACTTGGCCTCCTCGCCCATCGGTCGTCCTGCCGCCGCGGCGCGATCCCGATCCGCAAGGCCCTCGCTGTTCCTCAGAGGTCGGGGCTGAGAGGCGGGGCGAGCGGCTGCGCTAGGGCTCGGGCTCGGCGCGCGACGGCCGATCTGACACTGCGGAGAACGGAGGCGGAAAGGGAGTGGCTAGGAGAGCGGAGGGGTAGGTCAACAACTCGGCGGGGCCTACATGTCAGGATCAAGTTCATTCGCGGAACCCACTGGTCGGTGACTGAAAGCTGGTGTCCGAGCGCGAAGGAACAAGTGAGACCGCGGAGAACGGCGAGACGCATGCGGCGGCCGCTGACATGTGGCCGGGTTGGAGCGCACACGGTTGGATTAGACTCCGAGCCTTGGCACTTGGCACTTGGCAGCCGCTGTGAATGCGCGTGCGCGTGTTCACTCACCGCGGCAGCCACgacgggcacggcggcggcttcctggctcgggctcgccgctGCCAAGTCAGCGTCAGCCATGCAGGAGACCGGCCGGGAGGTGATGCTCCAGCGCGTGCTGCGGCAGACAGCTCGGTAGCAAAGCAGAGCAGGTGTGCAGAAGCACGGCAGTTTGGCACGCGGTCGGCAGCCTCAGCTGTCAACTCCAGCTTGAAGCGGCACGACATCTGCACGCTTTTTCCGAACAAAAGAGCTGCGTCAGCACATGCTTAAATGCTTCCTTCAACGTAGCCTACTGATGATGACCATGTTCAAGATGTTTGAGGAATCTTTGCTCTCGGGCTCCAAGGATCCTGAGATCTTTGGATCCAAACCTGACAATCCAGACAGGTGACAGGTCGAGGACTATTTTTTCCCGCTGCCAGCAACCGATCACGGATCCTAGAGTGTGGCTGGGAGGTGCGAGCCCGCGACGATGTTCACATTGCATGGTGCCGCACTgccgcgccgcgcacgcgctgccGCGTGCCTGCTTGCTTCCGCACATCGGCGcgggcccccgcgccgcctttAAAAAGAGGCCCGCAGATGGCGCTCACCTGACACTGCGCCCCAAAGGGCCGACAAAGGCGGTGGCGAAATCTAGAACTCCGGAGCCCAACACCCGCCCGGGGGCCCAGGACTGGAGGCCTGGGCTTCGGCTTCGTGGCACGCCCTCTACCACGTGGACCAAGCGTGTGCCAACTGCCTGCAAAGATCTGAGCTGCTGCGCCGATGCGCCTTTTCCCGCTTGATACATATCCATCTCAGCTTTTTTTTAATTAAACAACGTACGCACACGATCGCATCTTTAAAAACTGAAACGGTAAATTCTCAAGATTAATAAAATCACCACAGATATCTCGCTGTCGACGGAAACATCGCCCACCACTAAAAGAAAAAGCCGTTAAAATATAGAAAATTCGCTCCTATAGAAAATTAAAATTAAAATTTAAAGTACTACTGAAACTCTTTTGCTACCAACTAGCCTACCCGGCGGACCTCGAGCCGAGAGGAGGAACGTGCTACCGCGGCGGCGTTTTACCGGACATGTTTTGCCATGTCGGCGACCGCACGGGCACCACGGCGGCTGCGGACAGGCTTTGACAAGTCTAGCTACCCCTTGCTTACGATGCTTATCTCGCTGCAAAGCTCGAGCTTTACCCAAGGCCAACGATTCCAAGTCACTAAACAACCACGTCAACACTGTTTCGTGGCATTATATACGTTATCGTCGCGTTAATGCGCATCCAAATCCAAGCTGAATTCGTTGCCCTGCCTCTCCCGTTGTTTTCCCGCGTCCTAAGCTTGTGGCATCGGCGACTGACGGCGCCCGGACGGCGCATCGAATCGAATCGAATCGAATCCACCCCCGCTGGTGGGCCCCTGCACACCCGCCATTGGCCGGCGCGctggcggaggcgcgcggggcgTGTATAAACAGGGGAGAGCAGCCTCTCCCTCCCCCGCGAGGGCGACGCGAAAGCGAACGCCGAGATCTTTAGCGCTACGCCATTCCCCTCCCCCTTCATAAGCAAACTACTAGCCAGCCGTCTCGTCTCCAGCCGCAGGTTGCGGAGGCCAAGTTGCAGGGAGGGCGGAGAAACTAGAAAGGAtggggcagcagcagcagcaggtggtgATAGTCGGGGAGGAGCACTGCGGCGGGGAGGACCGGGAGCTGACGGTGCGGAAGACGACGCTCTTCACGCCGGGGGACGGGCTGGAGGCGTACGACCACCGGACGGGGGCGCTGGCGTTCCGCGTCGAGACCTACGGGCGCGGCGGGGAGtgcgggggcggggccgcggcgggggacCTCGCGCTGCTGGACGCCGAGGGGGAGCCCGTGCTCacggtgcgccgccgccgccccagccTGCACAACCGCTGGGACGGCTTCCTCGGGGACGGCGCCGCGGCGCGAGGGGGCGGGCACCAGAAGCCCCTCTTCTCCGCGCGCCGCTCCTCCATCCTCGGGGCCGggaccggcgccgccgccgtcctcgtcgACC from Panicum hallii strain FIL2 chromosome 3, PHallii_v3.1, whole genome shotgun sequence encodes:
- the LOC112886964 gene encoding protein LURP-one-related 5-like, with translation MGQQQQQVVIVGEEHCGGEDRELTVRKTTLFTPGDGLEAYDHRTGALAFRVETYGRGGECGGGAAAGDLALLDAEGEPVLTVRRRRPSLHNRWDGFLGDGAAARGGGHQKPLFSARRSSILGAGTGAAAVLVDLLAPGATGEFHVDGSFPRRCCRVVASAKAWAAADGGGGEAEEDVVVAEVRRKVDEDAHVVMGRDVFVLWVRAGFDAAFAMGIVLVLDRITGDEVDGDLGEDPLETTSPA
- the LOC112883940 gene encoding single-stranded DNA-binding protein, mitochondrial, with amino-acid sequence MSNASTGLLKGLRRVLEQQKISAVFCRRSQAWSSTVSFSDLDEKGDMDFDNDYTDSKRELQPQTVDPKKGWGFRGVHRAIICGKVGQVPVQKILRNGRTVTVFTVGTGGMFDQRVIGPEDLPKPAQWHRIAVHSDHLGAYAVQKLVKNSAVYVEGDIETRVYNDSINDQVRNIPEICVRRDGKIRLVKSGDSAGNISLDELREGLF
- the LOC112887929 gene encoding general transcription factor IIF subunit 2-like is translated as MGEEAKYLETARADRSVWLMKCPPVVSRAWQAASASSSSDAANPNPVVAKVVLSLDLLSNEEPSLQFKMELAQTNTGNTPKSYSLNMFQDFVPMCVFSESNQGKLSCEGKVEHKFDMEPHSDNLVNYGKLCRERTQKYMVKSRQVQVLDNDHGMSMRPMPGMVGLIPSGSKEKKKQTPAKPSDVKRTRRDRTEMENIIFKLFERQPNWALKALVQETDQPEQFLKEILNDLCVYNKRGPNQGTHELKPEYKKSTGDTDAA